The Cheilinus undulatus linkage group 2, ASM1832078v1, whole genome shotgun sequence genome has a window encoding:
- the mrm3a gene encoding rRNA methyltransferase 3A, mitochondrial isoform X1 produces MAAYIRSVMFPILIERNAFLRRGNGIISESKRYVRGLRRKPVQVIFPDDVADKDVKPIKSQPAEKNVRREKEAKVTARPKHTEQGDFDQTRNNVKPNIRHAPDNVIDDPFGGLRFERAFPGDKRLAKVVSVARSRTFREHQGKILLEGRRLICDALNAGANPQMIFFSTVERIQELPVDKLKRATLVKVKFEDIKIWSDLVAPQGVIAIFSRPDPSRLNFANKGDSVPLSLICDNIRDPGNLGTMLRCAAAAGCHNVLLTKGCADAWEPKVLRAAMGAHFRLPIYPNLSWPDVENHLPNSVTVHVADSSCGADKSKETEESEVNTSLKPSKAEDYGCVSAKASKKTRHREEYDSDSDSDGEYEGFSLPNVETKLYHESWAQKPLALVIGGETHGLSVEAVGLAEKTAGNRLFIPVVPDVDSLNSAMAASILLFEGRKQLLKIMQTAGRKFISKAKQQIT; encoded by the exons ATGGCAGCTTACATACGCAGCGTGATGTTTCCTATTTTGATAGAGCGAAATGCTTTTCTTAGAAGAGGAAACGGCATTATCTCAGAATCAAAAAGATATGTTCGCGGACTGAGGAGGAAACCTGTCCAAGTGATTTTTCCTGACGACGTGGCGGATAAAGATGTGAAGCCGATAAAGTCTCAACCAGCAGAGAAAAACGTGAGGAGGGAGAAGGAAGCAAAAGTCACGGCTAGACCAAAACATACCGAACAAGGCGACTTTGACCAGACGAGGAATAATGTAAAGCCAAATATAAGACATGCACCCGATAATGTTATAGATGATCCGTTTGGTGGCCTGCGCTTCGAGAGGGCTTTTCCTGGAGATAAGAGATTGGC GAAAGTAGTGAGTGTTGCTCGTTCCAGGACGTTTCGGGAGCACCAGGGTAAAATCCTCCTGGAGGGGCGGCGTTTGATCTGTGACGCTCTGAATGCTGGTGCAAACCCACAGATGATCTTTTTCAGTACAGTGGAACGAATTCAAGAGCTTCCTGTAGACAAGCTGAAAAGAGCCACACTGGTCAAAGTCAAGTTTGAGGACATCAAGATCTGGTCTGACCTTGTTGCCCCCCAAGGCGTGATAG CCATATTTTCTCGCCCAGACCCATCACGGTTAAACTTTGCAAATAAAGGAGATTCCGTGCCATTGTCTCTTATATGTGACAATATCCGAGACCCAGGCAACCTTGGGACTATGCTGCggtgtgctgctgctgccggcTGCCATAATGTCCTCCTCACTAAAG GTTGTGCTGATGCTTGGGAGCCTAAAGTTCTCCGTGCAGCAATGGGTGCCCATTTCCGCCTACCCATTTACCCCAACTTAAGCTGGCCTGATGTTGAAAATCACCTTCCTAACTCTGTGACAGTTCACGTGGCTGACAGCAGCTGTGGCGCTGACAAAAGTAAAGAAACAGAGGAATCAGAAGTGAATACATCGCTGAAACCCTCTAAAGCAGAAGATTACGGATGCGTTAGCGCAAAGGCCAGTAAAAAGACAAGACACCGTGAGGAATACGACTCTGATTCGGATTCAGACGGTGAATATGAGGGATTCTCACTTCCCAATGTGGAAACCAAACTGTACCATGAGAGCTGGGCACAGAAACCTCTGGCTCTGGTGATTGGAGGAGAAACGCACGGTTTGAGTGTTGAAGCTGTGGGGTTGGCTGAAAAAACTGCCGGTAACAGGCTCTTTATTCCCGTTGTTCCTGATGTGGACAGCTTGAATTCAGCCATGGCAGCGAGTATACTTCTGTTTGAGGGAAGGAAGCAGCTTTTAAAGATAATGCAGACAGCAGGAAGGAAGTTCATATCTAAAGCTAAGCAGCAGATAACTTGA
- the mrm3a gene encoding rRNA methyltransferase 3A, mitochondrial isoform X2, translating to MIFFSTVERIQELPVDKLKRATLVKVKFEDIKIWSDLVAPQGVIAIFSRPDPSRLNFANKGDSVPLSLICDNIRDPGNLGTMLRCAAAAGCHNVLLTKGCADAWEPKVLRAAMGAHFRLPIYPNLSWPDVENHLPNSVTVHVADSSCGADKSKETEESEVNTSLKPSKAEDYGCVSAKASKKTRHREEYDSDSDSDGEYEGFSLPNVETKLYHESWAQKPLALVIGGETHGLSVEAVGLAEKTAGNRLFIPVVPDVDSLNSAMAASILLFEGRKQLLKIMQTAGRKFISKAKQQIT from the exons ATGATCTTTTTCAGTACAGTGGAACGAATTCAAGAGCTTCCTGTAGACAAGCTGAAAAGAGCCACACTGGTCAAAGTCAAGTTTGAGGACATCAAGATCTGGTCTGACCTTGTTGCCCCCCAAGGCGTGATAG CCATATTTTCTCGCCCAGACCCATCACGGTTAAACTTTGCAAATAAAGGAGATTCCGTGCCATTGTCTCTTATATGTGACAATATCCGAGACCCAGGCAACCTTGGGACTATGCTGCggtgtgctgctgctgccggcTGCCATAATGTCCTCCTCACTAAAG GTTGTGCTGATGCTTGGGAGCCTAAAGTTCTCCGTGCAGCAATGGGTGCCCATTTCCGCCTACCCATTTACCCCAACTTAAGCTGGCCTGATGTTGAAAATCACCTTCCTAACTCTGTGACAGTTCACGTGGCTGACAGCAGCTGTGGCGCTGACAAAAGTAAAGAAACAGAGGAATCAGAAGTGAATACATCGCTGAAACCCTCTAAAGCAGAAGATTACGGATGCGTTAGCGCAAAGGCCAGTAAAAAGACAAGACACCGTGAGGAATACGACTCTGATTCGGATTCAGACGGTGAATATGAGGGATTCTCACTTCCCAATGTGGAAACCAAACTGTACCATGAGAGCTGGGCACAGAAACCTCTGGCTCTGGTGATTGGAGGAGAAACGCACGGTTTGAGTGTTGAAGCTGTGGGGTTGGCTGAAAAAACTGCCGGTAACAGGCTCTTTATTCCCGTTGTTCCTGATGTGGACAGCTTGAATTCAGCCATGGCAGCGAGTATACTTCTGTTTGAGGGAAGGAAGCAGCTTTTAAAGATAATGCAGACAGCAGGAAGGAAGTTCATATCTAAAGCTAAGCAGCAGATAACTTGA